One genomic window of Deltaproteobacteria bacterium includes the following:
- a CDS encoding NAD(P)/FAD-dependent oxidoreductase, producing MRIRIAATTSAASPSASSARRRRRLSCAWSASSAVFALIWIRPRSSRVFPAHGRPSRRIGASSRLASRTRADAAASEEEAMGGQAASEREKFDAIVIGSGLGGLAAAAYLCAAGKRTLVLEGHYVAGGNSQVFRRKHKGQEYEFDVGIHYIGECGRDGVITAVLNGLGLAERVVFRPLDSDGYSTLHFPDVSFRVPFGWDRYRARLHQTFPNEKVALDAVLDVMQDVAGTGHRLGRGELAMADIMTQAPTFLQQGLRPVTELFAEHKLSKQAGAVLLGEQGCYAVRPSDTPVVMAAGLTDHFLRGAYYPEGGGQVLAARLIESIRANGGEVRTQSPVRRIRIEKGHAVGVLTGRKDRAPHEVDAPLVISNADLKRTFFELVGPENLKPDTVERIRSLKMAVPLFCVYLGLDIDLRAKGFPNSNHFIWGDYDIEGVYDELDAGRISSKAMAYITAASLKDPVTRQIAPVGHTNLQIMTLVPREYSVWGVDRGPADGGDYHRDPVYRERKKELMDHLIDVSERVIPGLREHIVWQEAATPISQERFTHSTGGTSYGIEMSRSQAGPMRVGPRTEIEGLFLTGASTPSGPGISGVLRSGIATAGEILETDLLRPILAGEVFGDRSKLPELREGWDAWRESH from the coding sequence ATGCGCATCCGGATCGCCGCGACGACGAGCGCGGCCAGCCCGAGCGCGAGCAGCGCCCGGCGCCGCCGCCGCCTCTCGTGCGCCTGGTCCGCTTCGTCCGCCGTCTTCGCGCTCATCTGGATCCGCCCGCGATCATCGCGCGTTTTCCCCGCCCACGGCAGACCGAGCAGGCGGATCGGCGCTTCGAGTAGACTCGCGAGCCGGACGCGGGCGGATGCAGCGGCAAGCGAGGAGGAAGCGATGGGTGGGCAGGCGGCTTCGGAGCGGGAGAAGTTCGACGCGATCGTGATCGGGTCCGGCCTGGGCGGCCTGGCCGCGGCCGCGTACCTTTGCGCGGCGGGAAAGCGGACGCTCGTGCTCGAGGGTCACTACGTGGCGGGCGGGAACAGCCAGGTGTTCCGCCGCAAGCACAAGGGCCAGGAGTACGAGTTCGACGTCGGCATCCACTACATCGGCGAGTGCGGCCGCGACGGCGTGATCACCGCGGTGCTGAACGGCCTGGGCCTCGCGGAGCGCGTGGTGTTCCGGCCGCTCGACTCCGACGGCTACTCGACGCTGCACTTCCCCGACGTTTCGTTCCGCGTGCCGTTCGGCTGGGACCGCTACCGCGCGCGGCTGCACCAGACGTTCCCGAACGAGAAGGTCGCGCTCGACGCCGTGCTCGACGTGATGCAGGACGTGGCAGGCACGGGCCACCGGCTCGGCCGCGGCGAGCTCGCGATGGCCGACATCATGACGCAGGCGCCGACGTTCCTGCAGCAGGGTCTGCGGCCGGTGACGGAGCTCTTCGCCGAGCACAAGCTCTCCAAGCAAGCCGGCGCGGTGCTGCTGGGCGAGCAGGGCTGCTACGCGGTGCGCCCGTCCGACACGCCGGTCGTGATGGCCGCGGGGCTCACCGACCACTTCCTGCGCGGCGCGTACTACCCGGAGGGCGGCGGCCAGGTGCTCGCCGCGCGCCTGATCGAGTCGATCCGCGCCAACGGCGGGGAGGTGCGCACGCAGAGCCCGGTGCGGCGCATCCGCATCGAGAAGGGCCACGCCGTCGGCGTGCTCACCGGCCGCAAGGACCGCGCGCCGCACGAGGTCGACGCGCCGCTCGTGATCTCGAACGCCGACCTGAAGCGCACCTTCTTCGAGCTGGTCGGGCCCGAGAACCTGAAGCCCGACACGGTCGAGCGGATCCGCTCGCTCAAGATGGCCGTGCCACTGTTCTGTGTGTACCTGGGCCTGGACATCGACCTGCGCGCGAAGGGCTTCCCCAACAGCAACCACTTCATCTGGGGCGACTACGACATCGAGGGCGTCTACGACGAGCTCGACGCCGGCCGCATCTCGTCGAAGGCGATGGCGTACATCACCGCCGCGAGCCTGAAGGACCCCGTCACGCGCCAGATCGCGCCGGTCGGCCACACCAACCTGCAGATCATGACGCTGGTCCCGCGCGAGTACTCGGTGTGGGGCGTCGATCGCGGCCCCGCCGACGGCGGCGACTACCACCGCGACCCGGTCTACCGCGAGCGCAAGAAAGAGCTGATGGACCACCTGATCGACGTCTCCGAGCGCGTGATCCCCGGCCTGCGCGAGCACATCGTCTGGCAGGAGGCCGCCACGCCGATCAGCCAGGAGCGCTTCACGCACTCCACCGGCGGCACCTCCTACGGGATCGAGATGTCGCGCAGCCAGGCCGGCCCGATGCGCGTCGGCCCCCGCACCGAGATCGAGGGTCTGTTCCTCACCGGCGCCAGCACGCCCTCGGGCCCCGGCATCTCCGGCGTCCTGCGCAGCGGCATCGCCACGGCAGGCGAGATCCTCGAAACCGACCTGCTCCGCCCCATCCTCGCCGGCGAAGTCTTCGGCGACCGGTCGAAGCTACCGGAGCTGCGCGAGGGGTGGGATGCGTGGAGGGAGAGTCACTAG
- a CDS encoding glycosyltransferase family 39 protein, translated as MSAKTADEADQAHERRRRRRALLALGLAALVVAAIRMRIADVPLERDEGEYAYFAQLLLQGVPPWAEAYTMKMPGTAAAYALALGLFGQTALAIRLGLLAVSLLSMVLVYALGRRIGDDWTGAAAGAAYGFLSLAVAVLGTAAHATHFVALFALAGLVLLLRALESRRTLELFASGAVLGLAYTMKQHGVVFAAFGALWVLRHSRRGLPAYCAGAALPFAAIALWLWGAGVFERFWFWNFVYASSYATSEPLAYALGRLGFALGRMPPLAGFLALAALGLLAPIRDSLARRSALFLGGLLAFSVFAVVPGGHFRPHYFIAMWPAVALLVGVGASAVARRVGAKAAAAVVVASAALLIGLERDPLLRLSPLEFSRAVYRLNPFPESIEIADYVRANTTPEERVAVFGSEPQIFFYAQRRSATGHIYMYGLTEVHPYALAMQKELVAQVEAARAPVVVLANAFSSWMWRPASEHHAFDWAQGYLRREYDVEGVVEILDSGTTSVWGEAARSYAPRTDESLVIFRRKPPASEPR; from the coding sequence ATGAGCGCGAAGACGGCGGACGAAGCGGACCAGGCGCACGAGAGGCGGCGGCGGCGCCGGGCGCTGCTCGCGCTCGGGCTGGCCGCGCTCGTCGTCGCGGCGATCCGGATGCGCATCGCCGACGTGCCGCTCGAGCGCGACGAGGGCGAGTACGCCTACTTCGCGCAGCTGCTGCTGCAGGGCGTTCCGCCCTGGGCCGAGGCCTACACCATGAAGATGCCCGGCACCGCGGCGGCCTACGCGCTGGCGCTCGGGCTCTTCGGCCAGACGGCGCTCGCGATCCGGCTCGGCCTGCTCGCGGTGAGCCTGCTCTCGATGGTCCTGGTCTACGCGCTCGGGCGCCGGATCGGCGACGACTGGACCGGCGCGGCGGCCGGGGCGGCGTACGGATTCCTGTCGCTCGCCGTCGCGGTGCTGGGCACGGCCGCGCACGCGACCCACTTCGTCGCGCTCTTCGCGCTGGCGGGGCTGGTGCTGCTGCTGCGCGCGCTGGAATCGAGGCGAACCTTGGAGCTCTTCGCGAGCGGCGCGGTTCTCGGCCTGGCCTACACCATGAAGCAGCACGGGGTGGTGTTCGCGGCCTTCGGCGCGCTCTGGGTGCTTCGGCATTCCAGGCGCGGGCTCCCCGCCTACTGCGCGGGCGCCGCGCTTCCGTTCGCCGCGATCGCGCTCTGGCTCTGGGGGGCGGGCGTCTTCGAACGCTTCTGGTTCTGGAACTTCGTGTACGCGTCGAGCTACGCGACGTCCGAGCCGCTCGCGTACGCGCTCGGCCGGCTCGGCTTCGCGCTCGGGCGCATGCCGCCGCTCGCGGGGTTCCTGGCGCTGGCCGCGCTCGGCCTGCTCGCGCCGATCCGGGATTCGCTGGCCCGGCGCTCCGCGCTCTTCCTCGGCGGGTTGCTGGCGTTCTCGGTGTTCGCGGTCGTGCCGGGCGGCCACTTCCGCCCCCACTACTTCATCGCCATGTGGCCGGCTGTCGCGTTGCTCGTCGGGGTCGGCGCGAGCGCCGTCGCGCGCCGCGTGGGCGCGAAGGCCGCTGCGGCGGTGGTCGTCGCGTCCGCGGCGCTTCTGATCGGGCTGGAGCGCGACCCGCTGCTGCGCCTTTCGCCGCTGGAGTTCTCGCGCGCGGTGTACCGACTGAACCCGTTCCCCGAGTCGATCGAGATCGCAGACTACGTGCGCGCGAACACCACCCCCGAAGAGCGCGTGGCCGTGTTCGGCTCCGAGCCGCAGATCTTCTTCTACGCGCAGCGCCGCAGCGCGACCGGGCACATCTACATGTACGGGCTCACGGAGGTGCACCCCTACGCGCTCGCGATGCAGAAGGAGCTGGTCGCGCAGGTCGAGGCCGCGCGCGCGCCGGTGGTGGTGCTCGCAAACGCGTTCAGCTCCTGGATGTGGCGGCCCGCGTCGGAGCACCACGCGTTCGACTGGGCGCAGGGCTACCTGCGACGCGAGTACGACGTGGAGGGCGTGGTCGAGATCCTGGACTCGGGCACGACGTCGGTCTGGGGCGAGGCCGCGCGAAGCTACGCGCCGCGGACCGACGAGTCACTCGTGATCTTCCGGCGCAAGCCGCCGGCTAGCGAACCCCGGTGA
- a CDS encoding SDR family NAD(P)-dependent oxidoreductase, translated as MTFGKSSTAEQVTEGIDLSGTLALVTGVNSGIGFETMRVLALRGAKVIGTARTLEKAEAACARVSGALVPLACELESQDSIRACAREVSRMGRPLDLCIANAGIMALPERALVNGVEKQLATNHLGHFLLVNLLRPQLDAARAARVVVVSSAAHFQAPSGGIDFDDLAAERSYGAWRAYGQSKLANVLFAKALARRIGPRHTANALHPGVISTNLGRNMNPLLGAVAGFVMRPFSKTIPQGAATSCYVAARPELEGVTGKYFSDCAVSEPSRRANDEALSERLWDVSSQLTGVR; from the coding sequence CTGACCTTCGGGAAGTCGAGCACCGCGGAGCAAGTCACCGAGGGGATCGATCTGTCCGGAACGCTCGCGCTGGTCACCGGCGTGAACTCCGGGATCGGCTTCGAGACCATGCGCGTGCTGGCGCTGCGCGGCGCGAAGGTGATCGGAACCGCGCGCACGCTCGAGAAGGCCGAGGCAGCCTGCGCGCGGGTGAGCGGCGCGCTCGTGCCGCTCGCCTGCGAGCTCGAGAGCCAGGACTCGATTCGTGCCTGCGCGCGCGAGGTCTCGCGGATGGGCCGGCCGCTCGATCTGTGCATCGCCAACGCGGGAATCATGGCGCTGCCCGAGCGAGCGCTCGTGAACGGCGTCGAGAAGCAGCTCGCCACCAATCACCTGGGGCATTTCCTGCTCGTGAATCTGCTGCGGCCGCAGCTGGACGCCGCGCGCGCAGCGCGCGTCGTCGTCGTGAGCAGCGCCGCGCATTTCCAGGCGCCGTCGGGCGGGATCGACTTCGACGACCTCGCAGCCGAGCGGAGCTACGGCGCGTGGCGCGCGTACGGGCAGTCGAAGCTCGCGAACGTGCTCTTCGCGAAGGCGCTCGCGCGGCGGATCGGCCCCAGGCACACCGCGAACGCGCTGCACCCCGGAGTCATCTCCACGAACCTGGGCCGGAACATGAATCCGCTTCTCGGCGCGGTCGCCGGCTTCGTGATGCGGCCGTTCTCGAAGACGATCCCGCAGGGCGCGGCCACCAGCTGCTACGTCGCCGCGCGGCCGGAGCTCGAGGGGGTGACCGGCAAGTACTTCTCGGACTGCGCAGTGAGCGAGCCGAGCCGGCGCGCGAACGACGAGGCGCTCTCCGAGCGGCTCTGGGACGTGTCTTCGCAGCTCACCGGGGTTCGCTAG
- a CDS encoding OmpA family protein, producing MRNAAVLVVALAFALVSISCQTAYNNAYDQEYERLKQQDEAAHAEAARYAAVIYFATGSAALDEDAKQQLRWFAEKQAPFPHATFDVQGFADSTGGEATNQTLSAQRAQACAGYLSTLGIEPARMKVTAFSTASPAASNASAQGRKSNRRVEITVR from the coding sequence GTGAGAAACGCAGCCGTTCTCGTCGTCGCGCTCGCCTTCGCTTTGGTCTCGATTTCCTGTCAGACCGCCTACAACAACGCCTACGACCAGGAATACGAGCGGCTGAAACAGCAGGACGAGGCCGCGCACGCGGAGGCCGCCCGGTACGCGGCGGTGATCTACTTCGCGACCGGCAGCGCCGCGCTCGACGAGGACGCGAAGCAGCAGCTGCGCTGGTTCGCGGAGAAGCAGGCGCCGTTCCCGCACGCGACGTTCGACGTTCAGGGCTTCGCGGACTCGACCGGCGGCGAGGCCACCAACCAGACGCTCTCCGCGCAGCGCGCGCAGGCGTGCGCGGGCTACCTGTCGACGCTGGGGATCGAGCCCGCGCGGATGAAGGTGACGGCGTTCTCGACCGCCTCGCCGGCCGCGTCGAACGCGTCGGCGCAGGGGCGCAAGAGCAACCGCCGGGTCGAGATCACGGTGCGCTGA